A section of the Spirosoma pollinicola genome encodes:
- a CDS encoding SPFH domain-containing protein — protein MQEKKLTSVSGYLFLLAALACFGLAGLAFYGLFKEYGPIPGIIMLLLGFFILKGIVIIYPKEGMTATFFGDYVGTIKETGLRWVNPLYNKIKISLRARNLNGQTLKVNDKMGNPVEIAAVVVWQVKDTARALFEVDNYVNFVQIQSEAAVRKLANSYAYDHMEDETSSVTLRDSTGQINVFLEQELNERLERAGVDIIEARVSHLAYSSEIAGAMLQRQQASAMIAARRLIVEGAVGMVEMALERLEKNGVIALDEERKAAMVSNLLVVLCGEKSVSPVVNAGTLYN, from the coding sequence ATGCAGGAGAAAAAGCTTACGTCCGTTTCCGGGTACCTATTTTTATTAGCTGCGTTAGCCTGTTTTGGGTTGGCTGGTCTTGCGTTTTATGGATTGTTCAAGGAGTACGGTCCCATTCCGGGAATAATTATGCTCCTTTTGGGCTTTTTCATTTTAAAAGGCATCGTCATTATTTACCCGAAAGAGGGGATGACGGCTACCTTCTTTGGCGACTATGTTGGGACGATTAAAGAAACGGGTCTGCGCTGGGTGAATCCACTTTATAATAAGATAAAGATTAGCCTGCGGGCTCGTAACCTGAACGGCCAGACTTTGAAGGTCAACGATAAAATGGGTAACCCCGTTGAAATTGCTGCGGTTGTAGTCTGGCAGGTGAAAGACACGGCCAGGGCGCTATTTGAGGTTGACAACTACGTAAATTTCGTCCAGATTCAGTCCGAAGCTGCCGTACGGAAGTTAGCTAACTCCTATGCGTATGACCACATGGAAGATGAAACCTCATCGGTAACATTACGTGATAGTACGGGTCAGATTAACGTATTTTTGGAACAGGAATTAAATGAACGACTCGAACGGGCCGGTGTCGACATTATTGAAGCCCGCGTTAGTCACCTGGCTTATTCATCCGAAATTGCTGGTGCCATGTTGCAGCGCCAGCAGGCATCGGCCATGATAGCGGCACGTCGTTTAATTGTGGAAGGCGCCGTTGGTATGGTTGAAATGGCGCTGGAGCGACTTGAAAAAAATGGCGTAATTGCGCTGGATGAAGAGCGCAAAGCAGCTATGGTAAGCAATCTGCTGGTCGTGCTCTGTGGTGAGAAATCAGTTAGCCCGGTTG